The window AGATGACCGAGGTAATTACAGTACCACTGCCTGAAACATCCCTGGGAACCTTTTCTGCAAAGGGAATGGAGCAGATAAAGGAAAATCTGGATTGGAGCGATGTCCTTGCAATCGGTTCGGGGATCACCGGAAATGAAGATACCATGGAAATGGTGTCCCGTGTGTTAAGTAACTACCGGAAAACGGCCGTAGTCGATGCTGACGCCGCGACCTATTTCTCCGGGGAAACCCTGCCGCAATTAAAGGATTCTCCGGCTGACCTTATTTTAACACCGCATTGGGGAGAATTCGCCAGAATAACCGGTTATTCCAAAGAAGCCATCACGGAAGACCGGTTGCAGATTGCTCAGGATTTTGCCAGGGATTACGAGGTTACCCTCGTACTGAAGGGCGCACCGACTATCCTCGCCAGCAACAACGGGACGCTTTTTATTAATACGACAGGCAACGCAGGGATGGCGACAGCCGGTACCGGGGACGTGCTCACCGGGATGATTGCGGGATTTGCCGCCCAGGGATTACCGGCAGTCGATGCCGCACTGGTGGGAATGTACCTGCACGGTCTTGCGGGAGATCTCGCCGCAGAAAACCTGACCCGGTATAGCGTCACCGCCGGCGCGTTGATCGACTACTTGCCAGAAGCGCTGACCCATGTCGGTGAGTTTTATGACCATATCTAAAAAGCTGCGATGGGGTGGTCTCCTCGGTTACATGTTGATTATTTTCGTGCTCTCTTCCATTCCGGGGAACACGTTGCAGGAGACGGGTTTCTTCCATCATGATAAATTATTGCATCTGATTGAATACGGTTTTCTCGGGAGCTTGAGTGCTTTATTGGTTCTGCATCCGGAGAAAATGGAGGCCGGTTCTGTGGTACGGATGGATTACGCCCTGGCGATCGGTATCGGCTGGACCTATGCGGTGTTTGATGAAATTCATCAATACTTTGTGCCTGGGCGAATGATGGAGATGAACGATTTCATCGCGGATGCCGTCGGGGTAGTGCTTGGAGTCGTTGCCTATCGGTGGGTTATGAAAAAAATCTTCGTTAAACAGGGTTCGACAGCATGATAACCCGTCTAATTGTAGAAAACTTTGCCATTATCGACCGGATTGAGGTCACCTTTCAGGAGGGCTTTAACGTTATTACTGGTGAGACTGGCGCCGGGAAGTCCATTGTCATTGAGGCGTTGGGGCTTGCCCTGGGGGAGCGCGGGAATACAGACATGATTCGGACCGGAACCAACCGAACTATTGTGGAATGTGAGGCCAGC is drawn from Candidatus Neomarinimicrobiota bacterium and contains these coding sequences:
- a CDS encoding VanZ family protein — its product is MTISKKLRWGGLLGYMLIIFVLSSIPGNTLQETGFFHHDKLLHLIEYGFLGSLSALLVLHPEKMEAGSVVRMDYALAIGIGWTYAVFDEIHQYFVPGRMMEMNDFIADAVGVVLGVVAYRWVMKKIFVKQGSTA